Proteins from one Choloepus didactylus isolate mChoDid1 chromosome 4, mChoDid1.pri, whole genome shotgun sequence genomic window:
- the LOC119532264 gene encoding olfactory receptor 10G2-like: MGKNKNTSLNVMVIDFILLGLSHPPNLKTLLFLVFFIIYILTELGNLLILLTVWVDPKLHARPMYILLGVLSFLDMWLSSIIVPRIIINFTSSSKAISFAGCVAQLYAFHFLGSTQCFLYTLMAYDRYLAICQPLRYPVLMNGRLCTILVAGAWVAGSIHGSIQASLTFHLPYCGPNQVDYFFCDIPAVLRLACADTMVNELVTFVDIGVVAASCFMLILLSYANIVHAILKIRTADGRRRAFSTCGAHLTVVTVYYVPCIFIYLRAGSKSPLDGAVAVFYTVVTPLLNPLIYTLRNQEVKSALKRIKAGRGATNENK; this comes from the coding sequence ATGGGAAAGAACAAAAACACATCCCTGAACGTGATGGTGATAGATTTCATTCTCCTGGGTTTGTCTCACCCTCCAAATCTGAAGACCCTCCTCTTCCTAGTTTTCTTCATTATTTACATCCTGACTGAGCTGGGGAACTTGCTCATTCTGCTCACAGTGTGGGTTGATCCAAAGCTTCATGCTCGCCCCATGTACATTCTTCTGGGCGTGCTCTCATTCCTGGACATGTGGCTCTCCTCCATCATCGTTCCTCGCATTATTATAAACTTCACTTCTTCCAGCAAGGCTATCTCATTTGCTGGTTGTGTGGCTCAGCTATATGCCTTTCACTTCCTCGGCAGCACCCAGTGCTTCCTCTACACCCTGATGGCCTATGACAGGTACCTGGCTATATGCCAGCCCTTGCGCTACCCTGTGCTCATGAATGGGAGGTTATGCACAATCCTTGTGGCTGGAGCTTGGGTGGCTGGCTCCATCCATGGGTCCATCCAGGCCTCCTTGACCTTCCACCTGCCCTACTGTGGACCCAACCAGGTGGATTATTTTTTCTGTGACATCCCTGCAGTGTTGAGACTGGCCTGTGCTGACACAATGGTCAATGAGCTTGTGACCTTTGTGGACATTGGAGTGGTGGCCGCCAGCTGCTTCATGTTAATTCTCCTCTCCTATGCCAATATAGTCCATGCCATCCTGAAGATACGCACTGCTGATGGGCGGCGCCgggccttctccacctgtggcGCCCACCTAACTGTGGTCACAGTCTACTATGTCCCCTGTATTTTCATCTACCTTCGGGCTGGCTCCAAGAGTCCCCTGGATGGGGCAGTGGCTGTGTTTTACACAGTTGTCACTCCTTTACTGAACCCCCTCATCTATACACTGAGGAACCAAGAAGTAAAGTCTGCTCTGAAGAGGATAAAGGCAGGTCGAGGGGccacaaatgaaaataagtaa